The segment GTCCGCGCCCTCGAAGATCGCGTCCGCGATGCCGAGGTCGAAGACCTGCTGGCCCTTGAGCTGCTTGTTCTGGTTGAGCGAGTTCTCGATGATGACCGAGACGGCCTTGTCCGCGCCGATGAGGTTCGGCAGCAGCGCACAGCCGCCCCAGCCCGGGACGAGACCGAGGAAGACCTCGGGCAGCGAGAAGGCCGGGAGGGCCTTGGAGACGGTGCGGTAGGAGCAGTGCAGACCGACCTCGACGCCACCGCCCATCGCGGCACCGTTGTAGTACGCGAAGGTCGGCACGGCCAGCTTCGACAGCCGCTTGAAGACCTCGTGGCCGCCCTTGCCGATGGCCAGCGCGTCCTCGTGCTTCTTCAGCAGCTCGACGCCCTTGAGGTCGGCGCCGACGGCGAAGATGAACGGCTTGCCGGTGACGCCGACGCCGACGATGTCGCCGTCCGCGGCCTCCTTCTCGACCTGGTCGATCGCGGCGTTGAGGTTCGCCAGCGAGCCCGGACCGAAGGTGGTCGGCTTGGTGTGGTCGAAGCCGTTGTCGAGCGTGATCAGCGCGAACTTGCCCGCGCCGTAGGGGAGATCGAGGTGGCGTACGTGCGCCGACGTCACGACCTCGTCGGGGAACAGCTCGGCCGCGCCCTTGAGGAGCTCGGCGGTGGTGGTGGTGCTCACTTGTCGCCTCCGGCGTCCTTGTGGTGCGGGTTCTCCCAGATGACCGTCGCGCCCATGCCGAAGCCGACGCACATGGTGGTCAGGCCGTAGCGGACCTCCGGCTGCTCCTCGAACTGGCGGGCCAGCTGCGTCATCAGCCGCACACCGGAGGAGGCCAGCGGGTGGCCGAAGGCGATGGCGCCGCCGTACTGGTTGACGCGCGCGTCGTCGTCGGCGATGCCGTAGTGGTCGAGGAAGGCGAGCACCTGCACGGCGAACGCCTCGTTGATCTCGAAGAGGTTGATGTCCTCGATGCCCAGGCCCGCCTTCGCGAGCGCCTTCTCGGTGGCCGGGATCGGGCCGTAGCCCATGACCTCGGGCTCGACACCGACGAAGGCGTAGGAGACCAGGCGCATCTTGACCGGGAGGTTGTGCTCCCGGGCGAAGTCCTCGGAGGCGATGACCGAGGCGGTGGCGCCGTCGTTGAGACCGGCGGCGTTACCCGCGGTGACGCGGCCGTGCGTACGGAACGGCGTCTTCAGGCCCGCGAGGTTCTCCAGGGTCGTCCCCGGACGCATCGGCTCGTCGGCGGTGACCAGGCCCCAGCCCGTCTCGCCGACCTCCGCGTTGGTGTTGCGCACCGAGATCGGGACCAGGTCCTGCTGGATCTTCCCGTTCGCGTACGCCTTCGCCGCCTTCTCCTGCGAGCGCACGGCGTACTCGTCGGCGCGCTGCTTGGTGATGTGCGGATAGCGGTCGTGGAGGTTCTCCGCCGTCATGCCCATGAACAGGGCCGACTGGTCGACGAGCTTCTCGCTCACGAACCGCGGGTTCGGGTCGACGCCCTCACCCATGGGGTGGCGGCCCATGTGCTCGACACCACCGGCGATGACGGCGTCGTACGCACCGAAGGCGATGGAGCCGGCGGTCGCCGTGACGGCGGTCAGCGCGCCGGCGCACATGCGGTCGATGGAGTAGCCGGGCACGGACTGCGGGAGGCCCGCCAGGATGCCGGCCGTGCGGCCGATGGTCAGACCCTGGTCACCGATCTGGGTGGTCGCGGCGATGGCGACCTCGTCGATCTTCGCGGGGTCCAGGGCCGGGTTGCGGCGCAGCAGCTCCCGGATGGCCTTCACGACGAGATCGTCGGCGCGGGTCTCGTGGTAGATGCCCTTCGGGCCCGCCTTGCCGAACGGGGTGCGGACGCCGTCGACGAAGACGACGTCCCTAGCGGTACGAGGCACGTTGGCTCTCCTCCAGGTGCGGGATGGCACTGCTGCTGCGGGGCGCCCCGCGGGGCGCTTCACACCGACATGCTACTTACGGGTAACCAAGCTGCACACCCCCACCGCCCGGAGCGTTGAAGGTCACACCCGACGGACGCCCCGGCTGCCGGGCGGCCGCGCCGCAACCGGCGGAAACCGGTGATCGAAATGGGCTGAATGCTGTCGAGTCTTGGGGCAATTCACCCCATCACACACCTAAAGTGCCCATATGGATATGAAGAGGAGTGGTGTCGTGATCCGGCGCGGGCGTCCGGCGGGCCCGCGCACGATCGGACTGGTCTGTGCCGTCGCCGCCGCGGGCGCGCTGCTGTCGGGCTGCGGCAGCAGCGGCAGCGACACGGCAAGTCCCCAGAAGAGCGCGGCCCCCTCGCGGGCGGTGCCCGCCACCGCCGCCTCGCTCAACGCGGACCAGGCCCAGCGCAAGGCCCTGGTTCCCACGGCCAAGGTGGACTACGGGCAGGCGCTGAAGGCCGCGATCGCGGCCGTCCCGTCCTCGGAGGCGATCGCCGCGGAGCTCAAGGGGACGCCCAGCAGCCCCTATTGGGACACCGTGGTGGCGACGACCGACGGGACGGCATACGCGGTGCGCGTCGACGCGGTCTCCGGCAAGGCTCAGAAGCCGCAACCCCAGTCGGACGACCCCGACGACAAACAGGAGCTGGCCGCCCGGCTGGGCAAGGCCACCGTCACGGCCCAGCAGGCCGCGCAGACGGCCACCGAGAAGACGAAGGGCACCGTCACCACCATCGAGCTCGGCGACGCCGACCACGGCAACGACACCGTGGCGTGGACGGTGGGCGTGGTGACCACCGACGACTGGAACGAGACCACGTACGAGATCGACGCGACCAACCGCAAGGTCCTGTGGATGCACGTCGATCAGGACTGAGCGACCGTCCCCACCTGCCCCGGGCCGAGTGCTTCGCCGCCCGGGGCAGCCGCGTCAGCCGGCGTCCGTCAGCAGTGCCTCGGTGAGGATCGGCGCGACCTGCTCGATCTGCCAGGCGCGCGCGCCGTG is part of the Streptomyces platensis genome and harbors:
- a CDS encoding thiolase family protein, with the protein product MPRTARDVVFVDGVRTPFGKAGPKGIYHETRADDLVVKAIRELLRRNPALDPAKIDEVAIAATTQIGDQGLTIGRTAGILAGLPQSVPGYSIDRMCAGALTAVTATAGSIAFGAYDAVIAGGVEHMGRHPMGEGVDPNPRFVSEKLVDQSALFMGMTAENLHDRYPHITKQRADEYAVRSQEKAAKAYANGKIQQDLVPISVRNTNAEVGETGWGLVTADEPMRPGTTLENLAGLKTPFRTHGRVTAGNAAGLNDGATASVIASEDFAREHNLPVKMRLVSYAFVGVEPEVMGYGPIPATEKALAKAGLGIEDINLFEINEAFAVQVLAFLDHYGIADDDARVNQYGGAIAFGHPLASSGVRLMTQLARQFEEQPEVRYGLTTMCVGFGMGATVIWENPHHKDAGGDK
- a CDS encoding PepSY domain-containing protein codes for the protein MDMKRSGVVIRRGRPAGPRTIGLVCAVAAAGALLSGCGSSGSDTASPQKSAAPSRAVPATAASLNADQAQRKALVPTAKVDYGQALKAAIAAVPSSEAIAAELKGTPSSPYWDTVVATTDGTAYAVRVDAVSGKAQKPQPQSDDPDDKQELAARLGKATVTAQQAAQTATEKTKGTVTTIELGDADHGNDTVAWTVGVVTTDDWNETTYEIDATNRKVLWMHVDQD